CCCCAAACAAAATAGCCACTTCACTATCTGGATCAATGGTTACATCATATTCTCGTTTGTAAAAATCCGCTGCCGCCTGCTTTAAATATCGATAACCCTGAAAAGGAGAATACTTATGGTTCACAGGGTTGGCAGCAGCCTCCTGCATTTTTTTTACGATATGTTGCGGGGTTGCTTGATCAGGATTACCTTGTCCTAAGTTAATAACATCATAGCCTGCTTCAATGTATTTCCCTACTTTTTTCACTAATGAAGCAAAAAACTGTTTCGGAAGATTATTTAAAGTTTGGGAAGTTGAAAATTGTTTCATCATTACACCTGCTTTTAATTCATTCATTTTATAGTTGAATTCTAGTCACAAATGATATAACTTTTAGGACAGCTTGTAAAGAAAAAATTCAGAAATTTCAAATCGAGGTGTAGTTGGGTGAAATTTTGTACTAACCAAAAAAACCACTTCCAATAATCGGCAGTGGTTTTCCTAACTATTTACCAAATGATTTAATGGTAACTTAATCCTAAACAAAGTTCCTATTCCCTCTTCACTTTCAACTTCAATACTTCCATTATGTTCCTCGATAATTCGATAACTGACCATCAATCCAAGCCCAGTACCTTTTTCTTTTGTGGTATAAAACGGTTCTCCAAGTTTTTTAATTTTATCCTTTGGAATTCCCGTTCCTTGATCACGAATGGATATCTGAATAAATTGGTCCTTAATAGAATTTATCGCAATAGTAATTTTCCCACCGTTCGGCATTACTTCAATTGCGTTTTTAATAATATTAATAAAGACCTTTTTTAATTGGTTGGGTTCACAATAAACGTATGGTAATTGTTCTTCATAATGAGTTTGGAATTGAACATTGTACAGCACAGCCTGAGCACTTAATAAATCTACAATTTCCCTCATTATTTGCCTAATGTCATTCTCTTGAAATCTAATTTCCTGAGGCTTTGCCAAGAATAAGAATTCATTAATAATAGAATCAATTCTCGCTAACTCAGAGGTAATAACATCGTAATACATAGCGTGTTCAGCTTTTATTGTTGGCTCTAGTAATTGAATAAACCCCTTCAAAGCAGTCATAGGATTTCTTATTTCATGGGCAATTCCCGCAGCAAGCTCACCAATAACATTTAACCGATCTGATTTTCTTAGCTGTTCCTGCAGCTCAGCTTTTTCAGTTACATCTATAATAACAGTAAGATTCATTCCATCGATAATTCCACGCTTTGTGGAGTAATCAAAGTGTCTAACTCCCCCGTCAATCCCTTCAATCACCATAGATGAACATTCTTTGCCATTATTCGTTACCTGCTTAATATGATTCAGTATTTCCTGTCTTTTTTCATTTAAATGACTAAATAAATCTAGTACGGATTGTCCCACCAGCTTATCTTTTGAACGCCCAAATATTTTTATTGCAGAACAATTGATATCGACAATTTGGTACAAGTCATTCCATAAAATAAGTCCGTCTAAGGAATCTTCAAATATCCTTCTGAATTTTTGTTCACTTTTAAGTAATGCCTTTTCCATTAAAACACCAGCCCTATAAAACCCAAAATAAGGTAATAGCAATTTTCCTATATTTTATATTATAATATAAAATCCTTTTTACTTGACAAAAAAATATTAACAATATTAGTAATTCTGTTGGAAAATGAACAGAAAAAGGTAAAGCGCAATTTTTGCGCTTCACCTTTTTTCACCTAAAGGAATGGATTTTCGTGCTTTGCTTTTAGGCGCTGCCATCTTTTTTCTACTTCTGCTTCGAATTCTTCTAAAATAGGTTTGTTTTCTTCTTTTAGTAGATGTTTTGTTTTACCCATGTATTTAAGCCATTCAGAAATAGCTACTCGTTTGTTTTTATCTTCTGGATTGTACGTAATGCTTGTAACACCCTGTTCGACCTCATACAGCGGGAAGAAGCAAGAATTTACGGCCTGCTCCAATATCGTTGCACCATAGCGGTCTTCCGATTTCCAGTTAAGCGGACAGGTAATAAGAATTTTCCCATAAACCGTTCCTACATTTTGTGCGTACCATTGAGCCTTCGCACCCTTTTTAATTAAGTCTTGCGGGAACGCTTCAGCACCTGTAAATACGTAAGGAATATTGGTTGCCGCCATAATTTGCGCGGTATCCTTATGATGGAATCCTTTTCCCTTTCGTACCTTACCAACACCAGATGTGCTTGTCATATGACCAATTGGTGTAGAATAAGACATTTGTGAGCCTGTATTCATATATCCTTCATTATCATATTCAAGCATTATTAGCTTATGACCACGAAGGGCTGTACCAATCGCAGAACCCATTCCGATGTCCATACCGCCGTCTCCGGTAATCATTACAAACGTTGCATCATCAGAAACTTCAATTTCACCACGGCGTTTTAATTCAAGGAATGCTTCTAATGTTCCCGATAGCGTAGCAGCCCCATTTTGAAATAGGTTGTGGATCATCGTTTGTTTATGAGAACTATTCGGATAAGAAGTGGTCGTTACATAGGCACAGCCTGTTTGGAATAATGTGACGATATCCCCTTCTATCCCTTTAAAGAATAGTTCTAATCCCGCAAATATACCGCATCCTGGACATGCTCCGTGGCCGGAAGCAATTCGCTTAGGCTTACCAGTTAGTGCACGAAGCGGCGGTATTTTAACCTTAAGTTTATTTGTTTCTTCATCCATTCTTACATCTATTAAACCAGATTTGTACACATCACCATGCTGTGGTGTAATCACAGGCTTAAGCATTTTTTCTGGCTTACCTGGAACATGTCCATAATAATCAAATGGTTTTTCAGCAAACCCTTTTTCCATCGCTTCAATGGTCATATCGAAAAATTTCTCAGCGTCACTTGCGTAGAAATCCTTACCTCCAAGACCAAAAACACGGCTAAGAACGATAGTTTGGTTATTTCTATCTTCTTGAATTGCTGATTTTACTTCATGGGTTAAATTCGGTCCATTTGCACCATATGAATCTGCCCGCTCGCCCACTAATAATGCTTTTACATTTTTAAGAGCTTCACGGATTTCTTTCGCTGGGAAAGGACGAATGATATTTGGGCTGATAACCCCCACCTTAATCCCTCGTGCACGTAATTGGTCCACAACATCTTTTGCCGATTCTGCAGCAGAGTTTAATAAGAATAATGCAACCTCTGCATCTTCCATTTTGTATAAATCTAATACGGGGTATTCACGGCCAGAAATGCGGGCATATTCTGCCGCAACCTCTCTAAATACCTCGCCAGCAGCATAAATAGCATCAGATTGTTGGAAATGGTTGTTGATTAGATCATCACCATTCATATGTGCACCAATCGTAACTGGCTTTTTGGGATCTCTAGCAAAATGATAATCTGTTGGACACTCACCTACAAATTGTTGTACCACTTTTCTTTCTTTAAAGTATTGTACTCGACGCTTCTGATGCGAAGTAAAAAAACCATCGTAGGCCACGATAACTGGCAAGCGTACTTTAGAATGTTCTGCAATTTTAAGAGCCATAATATTCATATCATAGACAGCCTGTGGAGTTCTAGCTGTTAAGATTACCCATCCTGTATTTAACGCAAAGTAAAGGTCAGAATGATCTCCTCTTATATCAAGAGGTCCGCTGACTGAACGCGTAACAAGGTTCATTACCATTGGAAAACGAGTTCCTGCTTGAACAGGAAGCTGTTCAATCATATATAGGAGTCCATTTGCACTAGTTGCATTAAATACCCTGGCACCAGTAGCAGCTGCACCATAGCAAATACCGGCTGACCCATGTTCACCATCTGCTGGGATTAACTTAATATCATGCTCGCCGCGGGCTTGCATTTGGTCTAAAAATTGCGCTACTTCAGTAGAAGGCGTAATTGGAAAATAACCCATAATGTGATAATTGATTTGTGCTGCTGCCATTGCAGCCATTTCATTTCCTGATTCAAAGGTTGAGAGCTGCTCAGCGACAGCCAAACTAGTAATTTTATCCTCCAGCATTGCCATTACGAAATCCCTCCTGCTATATACGGAAAGTTCTGTTTTACGCGATTAGCTTCTGCATACCCAATCATTTCACGAAGATCTCCAAGTGCATCAGTTGGACAAGCCTCTACGCATTTTAGACAGCCCTTACAATATTGATAATCAATCCCTTTGAGGAACATTTGCTTCCTGCCCTTTTTATCCTCGCCTGCTTCCCAAACAAAGCAATAATCTGGACAGACATTATCACAAGCAGCACAATGGATACATTTATCCTTTAGTAACTCTGGAAGGAATCCTTGTCTAGATCCACTTAAATCTTTCATAATACTATTGGCTTGAGTTGTCATAACTCCGCCAAGTTCTTGTGTCAAATATCCTAATTGTGGCAGTGGACGCGTAAAACTTTTTCCTTCTGCACTCTCGGGGACTTCATATGTTTTAAATTGAACTTCTTTAAACCCGCGATCGAATGTACGTATATTAGGTTCAACCAGATGTGGGTATTTCTTTTCAAAGGTTTTTCGAATGACGTTTCTCATTGAATCAGGGTCTAGAAAATCACAAATACGATATAAAGCACCCAGCATTGCTGTATTCACTTTCGTTTTTTCCTCAACCGCAATCGTTAAGGCATCAACTATAGCAAGTGTTCCATATTCTAATTTTAAATCTCTTCTAACTTCATCAAACTCTCTTGCAGTGTTCACAAGAGCAATACCATCAGCATTCAAACCACTGACAACATCAACAGTTTTATATAGTGCTTCATGAAAAACGGCAACAATATGCGGCTGCTCAATGGGGCTGTGATCTCTTATTTCAACTTCTGGTTCACAATAACGAGTAAAGCTTTTAACAGGTGACCCTTTCTTTTCGGAGCCATATGATGAAAAGTTAGATCCATTCAACCCTAGACCTAGTACTCCTGCCTCAGCAAGCATTTTTCCGGCTAAGTTTGCTCCAAGACCCCCTATTGATTCGAGACGAATCTCAAAGAACCCAAGCTCATTTTTCATCGGTAAAATAGACATAGTGTCCCTCCCCTTCTTGTTCAAAAAGACTGAAAATACATATAATATAAATTCCCCTCATTTATTGTAGGACATATGTTTTTTTTACGCTGTGACAAAAATCAAACATCATTAAAAAATTCTATAACACTTTAAAAATAACCAAAAAAACGCTAATTTATATGGATTTATTCGTAAAAATAATTGTATAACAGGGAATTCGCTGTGGTATAACAGAAATATCATACTGCTTCTGTTATCGCTTTTTTCAATAATGGGGTATAATATACTATTGTTTTAATTTTTTCGAAGGAGTTTTATAATGAACGTTATTTGCAGTACCTTAAATGCTAAATATATACATACGAATTTAGCCATTCGTTACCTAAAGGCTTTTGCAGCTCCAGAATTCAATATCCAGCTGAAGGAATATACAATTAAAGATCCCGCCATGAACATCGTATCAGACCTCTATCAGCAAAAACCAAAAATCATCGGCTTTAGCTGTTACATTTGGAACATTGAAGAAACGATTAAAGTGGTTAATATGCTGAAAAAGATTGACCCTTCTATCCAAATTGTTTTAGGTGGACCTGAAGTTACTTATGATACTGTAGAATGGATGGAAAAACTTCCAAGTGTGGACTTTATTATTATTGGCGAAGGAGAACATTCATTTAAACAGTTACTTACGGAAATGAATGGTGAAGGAGATTATAGAAACGTCCACGGAATCGCCTACCGTGAAAATGGAAAAGTAAGAGTTACCCCTCAGATGAACAAACTCGATCTAAAAGAACTTCCATCTCCATACAGATTTCCTGAAGATGTTGCTCATTTAGGAAAGCGTGTCACTTATATAGAGACAAGCAGAGGATGTCCATTTAACTGTCAATTTTGTCTTTCTTCCATTGAAGTAGGAGTACGCTATTTTGACAGAGAGAAAATTAAGGATGATATCCGATATTTAATGGCAAACGGGGCCAAAACCATTAAATTTGTTGACCGTACTTTTAATATTAGCAGGAGCTATGCAATGGAAATGTTTCGGTTCTTAATAGATGAACATCTGCCAGGAACAGTTTTTCAATTTGAGATTACGGCCGATATCATGAGACCTGAGGTTATCGAGTTTTTGAATAATGAAGCCCCTAAAGGACTCTTCCGTTTTGAGATTGGTGTACAATCAACCAATGATTATACGAATGAACTTGTAATGAGGAAACAAAATTTTGAAAAATTGACTAGAACCGTGACAATGGTGAAGGACGGCGGGAAAATAGATCAGCACCTTGATTTAATTGCAGGGCTGCCAGAGGAAGACTACTCTTCATTTCGTAAAACGTTTAATGATGTCTTTGAACTTCGTCCAGAAGAACTGCAATTAGGTTTTTTAAAAATGTTAAGAGGAACGGGACTAAGACTCCGTGCAGCTGACCATAACTATATTTATATGGATCAATCGCCTTATGAGATTCTGGGGAATAATGTCTTGCCATTTAATGATATTCTCAGAATAAAACAAGTGGAGGATGTTTTAGAAAAATATTGGAATGATCATCGAATGAATCATACAATTGAATATTTAGTAACGAAGGTGTTTCCTTCACCATTTGACTTTTTTCAGGAGTTTGGAGGATTTTGGGATAAGCAGGGATGGTCGAGAATTGGACACCAATTAGAAGATTTATTCCGAAGATTGTTCTCCTTTTTAGAATCGAAATCCGTAAGCGATCTTGACATCATTTCTGGTCTGATGAAATATGATTATTTAATTAATCATAAGTACAAGCCACGGAAACCATGGTGGGAACAAAGCTCTAATAAACAGACGAGAACAGAAATATATAAACAAGTAGTAGACAATCCATCACATCTTGGGCATGAATATTTGGATTTAGCGCTTGATGAGAAAGATTTATATAAGCATACCATGATTGAGGATTTGTCTTTTGATCTTTCCGTCTACTTAACATCAGGCAAAATTGTAAAAATCCAAACTTATTTATTGGCTTATTTCGATCCAGCAAATAAAGGAACGATTATTTTTCCATTTAAAGTTTAAAAAATAGCCGGCTGTTTCAGCCGGCTTATTTTTCTTTATTCGAACGTTTTTTATCGCTATTTCTCGCCTGTAGCACTTCATATAACTTTGTTCCATTTACGTCACCAAATTCAATGCTGAATTCTTCACGTGTGTTTTGTACAGTTTTTTTCTCTTTCATTAGCTTCTTCCTTTTTTACCAAGCTTTGAATTTCGGTTTTGAACACGAATGGCATCCTCAGTACCAGCATATTCTGCTGAAAACTCACTTTCCTGAACATTTTTATGTGGAGTTTTTGAATATTTATTTACTGCGTCATGTTCTGCTTTACGCTTAGCCATTCTTTTCATCCTCCCTTTTTTGTGTTACACCATTAGTTTTTACAAAAGAGGAAATTCAATCACTTCCTTATTTTTCATAAATAAATTTGTTCATCCAGAGAAAAATAAAGAAAAATAGGAGTGAGGAAAATGACTAAAGAAAACAAAGAAACAGATGAAAATCTAACGATTAACGAAACAATGCCGCATCAGATAAATGCCCCAAGTTTTGAAGGCACTGGAATCAAAATGCAGCCGCCTTTTGTAAATGAACATGGCGTAGTAATTGGAGACAGTGAATATTCCTCTCCCAATTCACCATTAGAGAACTGGACGGAAGACACTGACCCAGAAATTATGGCAGGGGATGAATGGGTTCACCCGACAAACGATATCGGCTGGAATACTACAGAAAATCGGGAACTGCTCGAAAGCAAAAAAAAACCTAAAGCATATCCTTTTATGCACCCAACCATAGACGTTAGCAAAGGGACTGACTAATTTGTTTATAACGTTCCAAATCCGCAAAACATTTCCACTTATTAAAATAGTTATTTGAATCATAATACAAATACAGAGAAAAAATCTCTGTATAGATAACAAGGAGTTGAAAATAATGGCTAACAGCAGCAATAAATTATTAGTTCCAGGAATAGAGCAATACCTTGATCAAGTTAAATATGAAATAGCCCAAGAGTTTGGGGTTAATTTAGGGTCTGATACAGTGTCCCGTGCAAATGGTTCTGTTGGCGGCGAAATCACGAAAAGATTAGTAAAATCTGCGCAAGCTCAAATGGCAGGGCAACAACAATAATTTAACTGAATAAACATGGAAAAAGTCCGGCATTTTTGCCGGACTTATTTTTTGCCATTTTTCTCTTGTTTGGCAGGTTTATTTTGATTATTGGTTTTCGATTTTTCTTGCTTGTTGTTCGCTCCAAGATTAACTTGATTTCGATTACCTTTGTCCGTGCCATCTTTGTTTAATCCAGGTGGAGTCTGCTTCCCATTACCTTGCTCTGTTGGTATTGAATGGTTATCTTGGCTATTATCATCCTGGTTTTGGTACACCTGTGGATTACCATTTTCATTTTTGTTATCTTGGTCTAGTTTGTTTTGCTGACCAGGTGGCAGCGCTGTAGTTGAAGAAGACTCTGTCGGAGTAATGTCTGTTGGTTTTGCTATCTCCTTTTTTATTTGTTTATCTTTTTCTTTTGTCTGCTTTTTTTGTGCAGAGTTATTTTTATTTCTATGATAGACACCTACCGGAATACCTGATTCTTGGGCCTTTTCTACTTCGTCCTCAGTACTTGTATACATTGTTAATACTACAAGATTTTTATCCACTTTTTGTTTAATTTGCTGGATATTCTCCTGAAGTTTTGCTGTCCCAGCCTCTTTTAGCTCATCCGTTTTAACTGTTGAAATAACAACTGGCTCAGCTTGGGTTATATGCCCCTCTTCTTTTAACTCTGTTAATATTATTGAAGTTAACTCAGAAGCATCCATTTTCTTCCAATTATCTAGTTCTGAGATAACTTTTTTTGCTTCATGATTAAATCCCTTTAATTCAACTACCTGCATATCCTTATTTAATCCCAATTCCATCCTAGTGCCAGCATCAATAGACATATAAGCATAAGCTTTATTACTTTGATAAACTGGGATAATTGACCCTAAACATATCATCAGAACCGCCATCGTCATCCAAACTGTTTTTAAAGTAAAAAAGTTTTTAAATGAT
This genomic stretch from Neobacillus niacini harbors:
- a CDS encoding alpha/beta-type small acid-soluble spore protein gives rise to the protein MANSSNKLLVPGIEQYLDQVKYEIAQEFGVNLGSDTVSRANGSVGGEITKRLVKSAQAQMAGQQQ
- a CDS encoding B12-binding domain-containing radical SAM protein codes for the protein MNVICSTLNAKYIHTNLAIRYLKAFAAPEFNIQLKEYTIKDPAMNIVSDLYQQKPKIIGFSCYIWNIEETIKVVNMLKKIDPSIQIVLGGPEVTYDTVEWMEKLPSVDFIIIGEGEHSFKQLLTEMNGEGDYRNVHGIAYRENGKVRVTPQMNKLDLKELPSPYRFPEDVAHLGKRVTYIETSRGCPFNCQFCLSSIEVGVRYFDREKIKDDIRYLMANGAKTIKFVDRTFNISRSYAMEMFRFLIDEHLPGTVFQFEITADIMRPEVIEFLNNEAPKGLFRFEIGVQSTNDYTNELVMRKQNFEKLTRTVTMVKDGGKIDQHLDLIAGLPEEDYSSFRKTFNDVFELRPEELQLGFLKMLRGTGLRLRAADHNYIYMDQSPYEILGNNVLPFNDILRIKQVEDVLEKYWNDHRMNHTIEYLVTKVFPSPFDFFQEFGGFWDKQGWSRIGHQLEDLFRRLFSFLESKSVSDLDIISGLMKYDYLINHKYKPRKPWWEQSSNKQTRTEIYKQVVDNPSHLGHEYLDLALDEKDLYKHTMIEDLSFDLSVYLTSGKIVKIQTYLLAYFDPANKGTIIFPFKV
- a CDS encoding ATP-binding protein; this translates as MEKALLKSEQKFRRIFEDSLDGLILWNDLYQIVDINCSAIKIFGRSKDKLVGQSVLDLFSHLNEKRQEILNHIKQVTNNGKECSSMVIEGIDGGVRHFDYSTKRGIIDGMNLTVIIDVTEKAELQEQLRKSDRLNVIGELAAGIAHEIRNPMTALKGFIQLLEPTIKAEHAMYYDVITSELARIDSIINEFLFLAKPQEIRFQENDIRQIMREIVDLLSAQAVLYNVQFQTHYEEQLPYVYCEPNQLKKVFINIIKNAIEVMPNGGKITIAINSIKDQFIQISIRDQGTGIPKDKIKKLGEPFYTTKEKGTGLGLMVSYRIIEEHNGSIEVESEEGIGTLFRIKLPLNHLVNS
- a CDS encoding thiamine pyrophosphate-dependent enzyme produces the protein MAMLEDKITSLAVAEQLSTFESGNEMAAMAAAQINYHIMGYFPITPSTEVAQFLDQMQARGEHDIKLIPADGEHGSAGICYGAAATGARVFNATSANGLLYMIEQLPVQAGTRFPMVMNLVTRSVSGPLDIRGDHSDLYFALNTGWVILTARTPQAVYDMNIMALKIAEHSKVRLPVIVAYDGFFTSHQKRRVQYFKERKVVQQFVGECPTDYHFARDPKKPVTIGAHMNGDDLINNHFQQSDAIYAAGEVFREVAAEYARISGREYPVLDLYKMEDAEVALFLLNSAAESAKDVVDQLRARGIKVGVISPNIIRPFPAKEIREALKNVKALLVGERADSYGANGPNLTHEVKSAIQEDRNNQTIVLSRVFGLGGKDFYASDAEKFFDMTIEAMEKGFAEKPFDYYGHVPGKPEKMLKPVITPQHGDVYKSGLIDVRMDEETNKLKVKIPPLRALTGKPKRIASGHGACPGCGIFAGLELFFKGIEGDIVTLFQTGCAYVTTTSYPNSSHKQTMIHNLFQNGAATLSGTLEAFLELKRRGEIEVSDDATFVMITGDGGMDIGMGSAIGTALRGHKLIMLEYDNEGYMNTGSQMSYSTPIGHMTSTSGVGKVRKGKGFHHKDTAQIMAATNIPYVFTGAEAFPQDLIKKGAKAQWYAQNVGTVYGKILITCPLNWKSEDRYGATILEQAVNSCFFPLYEVEQGVTSITYNPEDKNKRVAISEWLKYMGKTKHLLKEENKPILEEFEAEVEKRWQRLKAKHENPFL
- a CDS encoding 2-oxoacid:acceptor oxidoreductase family protein, producing the protein MSILPMKNELGFFEIRLESIGGLGANLAGKMLAEAGVLGLGLNGSNFSSYGSEKKGSPVKSFTRYCEPEVEIRDHSPIEQPHIVAVFHEALYKTVDVVSGLNADGIALVNTAREFDEVRRDLKLEYGTLAIVDALTIAVEEKTKVNTAMLGALYRICDFLDPDSMRNVIRKTFEKKYPHLVEPNIRTFDRGFKEVQFKTYEVPESAEGKSFTRPLPQLGYLTQELGGVMTTQANSIMKDLSGSRQGFLPELLKDKCIHCAACDNVCPDYCFVWEAGEDKKGRKQMFLKGIDYQYCKGCLKCVEACPTDALGDLREMIGYAEANRVKQNFPYIAGGIS
- a CDS encoding anti-sigma factor domain-containing protein, producing MRRGVIIEVNDPYLTLLTSDGEFLRARKMDRIYSIGEEIDFFPVTDYLHSKKTKSFKNFFTLKTVWMTMAVLMICLGSIIPVYQSNKAYAYMSIDAGTRMELGLNKDMQVVELKGFNHEAKKVISELDNWKKMDASELTSIILTELKEEGHITQAEPVVISTVKTDELKEAGTAKLQENIQQIKQKVDKNLVVLTMYTSTEDEVEKAQESGIPVGVYHRNKNNSAQKKQTKEKDKQIKKEIAKPTDITPTESSSTTALPPGQQNKLDQDNKNENGNPQVYQNQDDNSQDNHSIPTEQGNGKQTPPGLNKDGTDKGNRNQVNLGANNKQEKSKTNNQNKPAKQEKNGKK
- a CDS encoding DUF3905 domain-containing protein; its protein translation is MTKENKETDENLTINETMPHQINAPSFEGTGIKMQPPFVNEHGVVIGDSEYSSPNSPLENWTEDTDPEIMAGDEWVHPTNDIGWNTTENRELLESKKKPKAYPFMHPTIDVSKGTD